A DNA window from Anastrepha obliqua isolate idAnaObli1 chromosome 5, idAnaObli1_1.0, whole genome shotgun sequence contains the following coding sequences:
- the LOC129247096 gene encoding exportin-1, translating into MAMLSTEEASKLLDFSQKLDISLLDKIVECLYTSQGEQLRLAQDILTTLREHPDAWTRVDSILEFSQNQRTKFYALQILEEVIKTRWKILPRNQCEGIKKYVVGLIIKTSSDPETMEANKVYLNKLNLILVQILKREWPRNWETFISDIVGASKTNESLCKNNMVILKNLSEEVFDFSAGQITQTKAKHLKDTMCSEFSQIFQLCSFVLESSMNAPLIQVTLETLLRFLSWIPLGYIFETALIETLIFKFLSVPMFRNVTLMCLSEIAGLTMDNYNENLTKMFKDTMLQLDQMIGQNPNMSHIYANGSSTEQVFVQNLAMFLCTFLKEHGKLAEDVKLMEHLDQALHFLVMISEVEDVEVFKICLEYWNNLVEDLYNSETFVSTTAYLTQTDAVSLTKRNAFPRRRYYANILSKVRYIMISRMAKPEEVLVVENENGEVVREFMKDTNAINLYKNMRETLVFLTHLDYADTERIMTLKLMNQVNGTEFSWKNLNTLCWAIGSISGAFCEEDEKRFLVTVIKDLLGLCEQKKGKDNKAIIASNIMYVVGQYPRFLRAHWKFLKTVVNKLFEFMHETHDGVQDMACDTFIKIAIKCRRHFVTIQPNEACTFIDEILSTMSSIICDLQPQQVHTFYEAVGYMISAQVDQVQQDALIEKYMFLPNQVWDDIISRASKNVDFLKNMTAVKQLGSILKTNVAACKALGHAYVIQLGRIYLDMLNVYKITSENIIQAIEVNGVVVNNQPLIKAMNVVKKETLTLISEWVSRSNDNQLVMDNFIPPLLDAVLLDYQRCKVPSAREPKVLSTMAIIVHKLRNYITNEVPKIFDAVFECTLDMINKNFEDYPQHRTSFYELLQAVNAHCFKAFLNIPPAQFRLVFDSVVWAFKHTMRNVADMGLNILYKMLQNLEQHPQAAQSFYQTYFTDILMQIFSVVTDTSHTAGLANHATILAYMFSLVENNKITVILGPIPNNTIFVQEYVASLLKSAFNHLTDNQIKVFVTGLFNLDENVQAFKEHLRDFLIQIREITGEDDSDLFLEEREAALREEQDHKIIMKRNVPGMMNPHELPEDMQDE; encoded by the exons ATGGCGATGCTGTCGACGGAGGAAGCCAGCAAACTGTTGGACTTTTCTCAAAAGCTAGACATCAGTTTACTTGACAAGATCGTAGAGTGTTTGTACACCTCTCAGGGGGAGCAGTTGCGCCTAGCACAAGATATCCTTACAACGTTGCGTGAGCATCCAGATGCTTGGACTCGTGTCGACAGTATTTTAGAGTTCTCTCAAAATCAGCGTACCAAGTTCTATGCACTACAAATTCTCGAAGAGGTTATTAAAACTCGCTGGAAAATTTTACCCCGTAATCAATGTGAAGGAATCAAGAAATATGTTGTTGGGCTTATCATCAAAACATCTTCAGACCCGGAAACAATGGAGGCCAATAAGGTGTAtttgaacaaattaaatttaatattggtGCAAATCTTAAAACGTGAATGGCCTCGTAATTGGGAAACATTTATTAGTGACATTGTAGGAGCGTCAAAGACTAATGAAAGTCTTTGTAAGAATAATATGgttattttgaaaaaccttAGTGAAGAGGTTTTTGACTTTTCTGCTGGGCAAATAACCCAGACGAAAGCAAAACATTTAAAGGATACCATGTGCTCTGAATTTTCCCAGATTTTCCAACTTTGTTCATTTGTTTTGGAAAGCTCTATGAATGCACCACTAATCCAAGTTACTTTGGAGACATTATTACGATTCTTGAGTTGGATTCCATTGGGATATATATTTGAGACAGCGTTAATCGAGAcgcttatttttaagtttctgAGTGTTCCCATGTTCCGAAATGTTACGCTGATGTGCCTCTCTGAGATTGCCGGTCTTACCATGGACAATTACAatgaaaatttgaccaaaatgtTCAAGGACACAATGTTACAGTTGGATCAAATGATTGGTCAAAATCCCAATATGAGTCATATTTACGCTAATGGCAGCAGCACTGAACAGgtatttgttcaaaatttggcAATGTTCTTGTGCACATTCCTCAAGGAGCATGGAAAACTTGCGGAGGATGTCAAATTAATGGAGCATTTAGATCAGGCTCTCCATTTCTTGGTAATGATATCGGAAGTTGAAGATGTTGAAGTTTTCAAGATATGTTTGGAGTACTGGAACAATTTAGTCGAAGATCTCTACAATAGCGAAACCTTTGTTAGCACTACAGCGTATCTAACTCAAACTGATGCAGTATCATTGACCAAGCGTAATGCTTTTCCTCGTCGCCGCTACTACGCTAATATATTATCGAAAGTTCGTTACATTATGATTTCAAGAATGGCCAAACCAGAAGAAGTGCTGGTTgtcgaaaatgaaaatggagaaGTAGTACGCGAATTCATGAAGGATACCAACGCcattaatttgtataaaaatatgcgtGAAACACTCGTGTTTTTAACTCATTTAGATTATGCCGACACGGAACGTATAATGACACTTAAGCTGATGAACCAAGTTAATGGAACTGAGTTCTCATGGAAAAACCTTAATACGCTTTGCTGGGCTATTGGCTCAATATCAG GTGCTTTCTGCGAAGAAGACGAAAAACGTTTCCTTGTCACAGTTATAAAGGATTTACTCGGCTTGTGTGAACAAAAGAAAGGCAAGGATAATAAGGCTATAATCGCCTCGAATATAATGTACGTTGTTGGGCAGTATCCGCGTTTTCTGCGTGCTCATTGGAAATTTCTTAAAACCGTGGTGAAcaaactattcgaatttatgCATGAAACTCATGATGGTGTACAGGATATGGCCTGCGATACATTCATAAAGATTGCCATCAAGTGTAGACGCCACTTTGTGACCATACAGCCCAATGAGGCGTGTACCTTCATCGATGAAATACTAAGCACTATGAGTAGCATAATTTGTGACTTACAGCCCCAACAG GTACATACGTTCTATGAAGCAGTTGGTTATATGATATCAGCACAGGTGGATCAAGTGCAACAAGACGCCTTAATTGAGAAATATATGTTCTTGCCAAATCAGGTTTGGGATGATATTATCTCACGTGCCTCTAAGAACGTAGACTTTCTGAAAAATATGACAGCTGTTAAGCAGCTGGGTAGCATTTTGAAGACGAATGTAGCGGCTTGCAAGGCATTGGGACATGCCTACGTGATTCAGTTGGGACGCATATATTTGGATATGCTAAACGTTTATAAAATCACATCTGAGAATATTATTCAGGCGATTGAGGTTAATGGTGTCGTTGTAAATAATCAGCCGCTTATAAAAGCCATGAACGTTGTAAAGAAAGAAACTCTAACTCTAATATCGGAATGGGTATCGCGCTCTAATGACAATCAATTAGTGATGGATAACTTTATTCCCCCATTACTCGATGCTGTTTTGCTAGATTACCAG CGTTGCAAAGTGCCGTCTGCCAGAGAACCAAAAGTGCTCAGTACAATGGCCATAATTGTGCACAAACTACGTAATTACATCACAAACGAAgtaccaaaaatatttgatgcCGTCTTTGAGTGCACACTCGACatgattaataaaaatttcgaagaTTATCCGCAGCATCGCACTAGCTTTTACGAGCTCCTGCAAGCCGTCAACGCGCATTGCTTCAAAGCATTTCTCAATATTCCACCGGCACAATTTAGGCTTGTATTCGATTCGGTTGTTTGGGCCTTTAAGCACACAATGCGCAATGTTGCTGACATGGGCTTGAACATTTTATATAAA ATGTTGCAGAACTTAGAACAGCACCCACAGGCAGCGCAAAGTTTCTATCAGAcatattttactgatattttAATGCAGATATTCTCCGTTGTCACTGATACTTCGCACACAGCCGGCCTCGCTAATCATGCCACAATATTGGCATATATGTTCTCGTTGGTAGAGAATAACAAAATAACCGTGATTCTTGGCCCAATACCGAACAATACCATTTTCGTACAAGAGTATGTGGCCTCTTTGCTGAAATCTGCTTTCAATCACTTAACCGATAACCAGATAAAAGTCTTTGTTACTGGTCTTTTTAATCTGGACGAAAATGTGCAAGCATTTAAAGAGCATTTGAGAGATTTCCTAATTCAAATTAGG gaAATAACTGGCGAGGACGATTCCGACTTATTCTTAGAAGAGAGAGAGGCAGCACTACGGGAGGAGCAAGATCATAAGATTATAATGAAGCGCAATGTACCGGGCATGATGAATCCGCACGAATTGCCGGAAGATATGCAGGACGAGTAA
- the LOC129247535 gene encoding protein fuzzy homolog: protein MSIYLLCLTTNGGLPVFTRKKGDCDNLPFSTVASLNGFHMFFKSLGITLQVTYSEDWTYIWKDFHNAVTLIVCGRSMTEGILQSLAEIVFGAIALFVNYNELVDLTLLDRMKKEARNYVPLIDAALEACTTRILGFTECILSVENQLLTQRLNDFSGLCGSLFCCLVVGNSVAVGTEGWWDLDPIDRELLLLLLNSASTLQNDVPVYLPKRDATLAYRFVTIPLAPSSIVCVICGAGPSFRELRTMAQDAFGSENLQNVERCMTRHLPEHFEIDQCVLAIIVANVKVKKCVLAHNLNQTSGGKRTIGGGLLRLDFIKKIFDQTLQYNKALNGKSKEVELHSRYLEPLDQYWCLDYHKCYAHYDQLGNTIFILFTSSIPTPAMRFITQKLLFSILQDKSIGW from the exons ATgtcaatttatttactttgcttAACAACAAATGGTGGCCTACCTGTGTTTACCCGCAAAAAAGGGGACTGTGATAAT TTACCTTTTTCGACAGTAGCCTCACTAAATGGTTTTCATATGTTTTTCAAATCTCTGGGTATAACATTGCAAGTGACATATTCCGAGGATTGGACCTATATTTGGAAAGATTTTCACAACGCTGTCACGTTGATAGTTTGTGGCCGCTCAATGACTGAGGGGATCTTGCAGTCATTAGCGGAAATTGTTTTTGGAGCAATTGCACTATTTGTAAATTATAACGAGTTAGTTGACTTAACTTTGTTAGATCGAATGAAGAAGGAGGCAAGAAATTATGTACCTTTAATAGATGCCGCCTTGGAAGCTTGCACTACGCGTATATTGGGATTTACTGAGTGTATATTGTCGGTAGAGAACCAACTGTTGACACAACGATTAAACGATTTTAGTGGGCTTTGCGGCTCGCTTTTTTGTTGCCTTGTAGTTGGAAATAGTGTAGCGGTAGGCACAGAAGGTTGGTGGGATTTGGACCCCATCGATCGAGAATTGCTTTTGTTGCTATTAAATTCGGCGAGTACTCTACAGAATGATGTTCCTGTGTATTTGCCTAAACGGGATGCAACG CTAGCATATCGATTCGTGACTATTCCATTAGCTCCAAGTAGTATCGTATGTGTTATATGTGGAGCAGGTCCGAGCTTTCGCGAATTGCGGACTATGGCGCAGGATGCATTCGGCTCAGAAAATCTTCAGAACGTGGAGCGATGTATGACACGCCATTTGCCAGAGCATTTTGAAATTGATCAGTGTGTACTGGCTATTATAGTAGCTAATGTAAAAGTGAAGAAATGCGTTTTGGCACATAATTTAAATCAAACTTCTGGAGGAAAGAGAACCATAGGGGGAGGTCTTTTGCGTTtagatttcataaaaaaaatttttgatcaaaCTTTACAATATAATAAAGCTCTTAATGGCAAAAGTAAAGAAGTTGAATTGCATTCGCGATATTTGGAGCCGCTGGACCAGTATTGGTGTTTGGATTACCATAAGTGCTATGCACATTATGATCAACTTGGAAATACTATTTTCATCCTCTTTACTTCTTCGATACCAACTCCTGCAATGAG atttattacacaaaaactGCTGTTCTCAATTTTACAAGATAAAAGCATCGGTTGGTAA